In Longimicrobiales bacterium, the genomic window TGGAGAGCGGCTCCTGATCGTTGTGCAGTCGCCTCCAGCGGTGTACCTATGATCCCATACGTTCACGTATGGGAGGCGCATGAGCGGGCGCGACGAGTGGATCGGGGCGGCGGCCGCCGCCATGTCCGAGGGCGGAGTCGAAGCAGTACGCGTGGAGGCGATCGCACGCGACCTGAGTGTGACGAAGGGCAGCTTCTACTGGCACTTCAAGGATCGGCCGGCGCTGCTCGAGGCGGTGCTGGAGCGGTGGGAGGAGGCGGCGCAGAGCGCACTGGGCGCGGCCGCGGCCCAGCCGACGCCGGAGCAGCGCATCGGCTCGCTCTTCCGGCAGCTGGCGCGCCCCACGGGAGGTCTCAGTGATGCCGAGGTGCGCGCGTGGGGACGGCGCGAGCGCGCAGTGGCGGAGCGGGTTGCGGAGATGGAGCGGAAGCGCGTGGTGTTCCTGAAGGAGCAGCTGGGTGAGATGGGCGCGTCGCTCGTCGACGCGCACCGGCGGGCGGAGGCCGGCTACCTCGCGGCGATCGCGTGGCTGGAGCGTGCGTCGCGGACTCCATGGATGAAGAGCGACTACGGTGCGTTCGTCCGCGATGTCTTCCGGCTGCTGCTGCAGGTGACACCGACGTCCAGCGCATGACGTCTACGCACCCGCCTCTGCCCCATCACTCGATAATGACGACCTCACCGCTTCCTCGACCAAACGTCTCGGGCTGATACATCATCTCGGCTCGCGGAGACGGCACAACGAACCGGCCGGGCGTCGTCGCGCGGGCGAGGTATGTGTACTCGTAGGAGCCGGCGGGGAGCAGGGATGCGAACGCCTCCGCACGATCGTCGCGCAGGTTCTGATGCTCGAACCAGGTCGGGCGCCACATGCCGTACCGGCGGGGGTCGGGCTCAGCCGCACCGGGGTCGTCCGTGAAGCCGGTGCCGCTCAGTTCCGGGTTGAGCGGCTCGAAGCCGGCCGGCATCGGATCGACGAGCGCCGCGTGGAATCGTACGGACGGTGCGACGATGCTCACGCGAACACGCACGCGCGCGCCGGCGCGCACGAGCCAGCTGCCGTCCTGCGCCTGACGCACATCGTCGGGGTCGTCCACGGCTTCGTACGTGCGGCTCACCTCGAAGCCGCGGTCGGTCGGGGGCATGCGCGTATCTGAGGGCGCATACCGCAATCCTGCCCTGTAGTACATCCGTCCCTCGCCCGCCATGTCGATGACCAGCTCGTCGGCATCGCGGCGCAGCAGCTCAGGCATCGGGATCTCGATGTGCTGCCGCTCCGTCGTCCGGCCGCGGAACGTGTGCGTGCCCGCGAAGCGATCATCCAGCCAGACGCGCGACTCGAACGCGGGCGTCGTCGCCTCGTACGTGCGGAAATAGCGATCGAGCGCGAGCAGCACCCACGCGTTCTCCTGCGTTCCCGACCACCGTCCTTCGGTGCGGTGTGCGAGGAGCGACTGCGCGAGGCGCGTCACGATATCGTCGTCCGCCTCCGCCGCGATGAGCGCCTCCAGCAGCACGGCGTCGGTGCGGCGACGCGAGTGCAGCAGCAGGTGCTCGCCATCCTCATATTCCGCGGCGAATGTCACGCTGCCCGCGGTCTCGACCAGCCGGTTCTGCAGCGTGCGCCGGAGCTCGGCGGTCGCGGCGCTCGACGCCGGATCGTCCGCGAGGATGTGCAGCAGCCAGCCCGCCGCTTCGACCGGTAGCTCGCCGCCGACGCGGTCGGGCGCGGTGCTCGCGAGCCGGCGCGCCTCCTGGACGGCCTGCGGATCACCAATGCGGTCACGCACGTACAGTGCGTAGGCCGCTGCACTCTGCCGCACGGGCTGCGGCCATTGCGCGGCGTGCGTTTCGATGTTGCGGAGATAATCGGTCGCGCGGCGCAGTGCATCGGGCGACACGTCGAAGCCGCGCTCATGCGCGCGCTGGAGTGCATGAGTAACGTGGATGCTGACAAACGGGTGCGATCGTGCATAGCCGCGCCAGAACCACCACCCGCCGTCATCGTTCTGGCGCGCGACGAGATCTGCAATGTCGCGCTGCGCAGAAACAACGAGGGAGTCGGGACTCGGCAGCCCTTTCGCGGCGAATGCCGCAAGGACGTCGCGGAGTGCGGCGATGGAGAGCAGCCGTGATGCGATGTGCTCGGATCCCTCGAACGGGTAACGGTGCAGATACAGCACCGCGTCAGTGAGCGAGTGCAGAGCGGTCGATGTGATGCTGATCTCGAGTCCGCCGAATGCCTCGATGACGTTTTCGGGTCGTGCGAGCGGCAGTACCACCGGTGTGCTGCCGTCGATGCTGCCGTAGGTAGCGAACGCCTCGAGCGTGGCCGGCGTGTAGACCGGGATGTCGGCGGCAGCCGCGTCACTCGAGCCTGGATCGCTGCGCCCGGCCGCAGCAGCGATGACCTGCACGTGCGCACTGCCGGGCAGGGGCGCGGCGGCATCGAAGCGCACCTCGGCGCGTGCGCCCGGACCGAGCGTCACCAGCCGGCCGACATTGCTCGCGATGTTCACGCCGGCTGCGCG contains:
- a CDS encoding alpha-2-macroglobulin family protein: TLTRYRIMAVAVSGAERFGTGDAAVTARRDLMVRLSAPRFLNYGDAFQLPVLLQNVTAHTMQVEVAARAAGVNIASNVGRLVTLGPGARAEVRFDAAAPLPGSAHVQVIAAAAGRSDPGSSDAAAADIPVYTPATLEAFATYGSIDGSTPVVLPLARPENVIEAFGGLEISITSTALHSLTDAVLYLHRYPFEGSEHIASRLLSIAALRDVLAAFAAKGLPSPDSLVVSAQRDIADLVARQNDDGGWWFWRGYARSHPFVSIHVTHALQRAHERGFDVSPDALRRATDYLRNIETHAAQWPQPVRQSAAAYALYVRDRIGDPQAVQEARRLASTAPDRVGGELPVEAAGWLLHILADDPASSAATAELRRTLQNRLVETAGSVTFAAEYEDGEHLLLHSRRRTDAVLLEALIAAEADDDIVTRLAQSLLAHRTEGRWSGTQENAWVLLALDRYFRTYEATTPAFESRVWLDDRFAGTHTFRGRTTERQHIEIPMPELLRRDADELVIDMAGEGRMYYRAGLRYAPSDTRMPPTDRGFEVSRTYEAVDDPDDVRQAQDGSWLVRAGARVRVRVSIVAPSVRFHAALVDPMPAGFEPLNPELSGTGFTDDPGAAEPDPRRYGMWRPTWFEHQNLRDDRAEAFASLLPAGSYEYTYLARATTPGRFVVPSPRAEMMYQPETFGRGSGEVVIIE
- a CDS encoding helix-turn-helix domain-containing protein; its protein translation is MSGRDEWIGAAAAAMSEGGVEAVRVEAIARDLSVTKGSFYWHFKDRPALLEAVLERWEEAAQSALGAAAAQPTPEQRIGSLFRQLARPTGGLSDAEVRAWGRRERAVAERVAEMERKRVVFLKEQLGEMGASLVDAHRRAEAGYLAAIAWLERASRTPWMKSDYGAFVRDVFRLLLQVTPTSSA